The stretch of DNA ATATTTTGACCAAGTCTGAACCCGAGTCCCCCGCTCTGGGCTGTTCGGTATATCTAGCGAAGTTGTAAGAAAGCAAAAAAACCTTGATTTCTCAAGGTTTTCATTCATATAGGACGGATGGGGATCGAACCCATGACCCCTACCCTGTCAAGGTAGTGCTCTCCCGCTGAGCTACCGTCCTTCAGTGAAATTTATTGTATCATCAGTTATTTCAAAAAACAACAGAAAAATTTATGGGCTAAAGCCCATAACGAACACTTAGGCATCTGCATAGGATACAGTATAAATTTCAGGTGGGAGTGAATATATTGGATCATTATCAAATGCCTTACCCAGTTCACCCGTATCATCATGCGACTAAGCCGCTGAGTGTGACTCTGATCGATCCCTGTGTCGTGGAAGCTTTGCGCGGGGCACTAGGCAAATATGTCGTATTGGAGACAACGCGCGGACGGCTGGAAGGCTGTGTAGCCGATGTAAAGCCTGATCATGTGGTGCTGGATGTTCGGGGGAAAATGTTCTTCGTCCGCATTTGTGAGATCGTCTGGATCATGCCTGATTAAAAAAGCAAGCCGCCCAAGTGAAGCCCTAGCGCTTCACTGGGCGGCTTTTAATATAGCTGCACCTACCGCGTTCCTGCTTTGATCGTGCGGTTTCTTCCCGCAGCCTTGGCCCGATACAAGGCCTGGTCGGCTAATTCGTACAGCTCCTCCAGATCGGAGGTTAGTGCCGGATATTCAGCAACGCCAATTGAAATCGTAATAGGCCTTCTGACCGGGCTATCGGTGGATTCACAACGCTTCCGGATCTGTTCAGCCATCAGAAACGCCTCATCCAACCGGGTGTCCGGCAGCAGTACGATCAACTCTTCTCCCCCTAACCTGTAGCAGATGTCTTGTGGCCTTATAGATGTTCCGATCAAATCGGCTAAGAATTGAAGCACTTCATCGCCTGCTTGATGCCCGAATGTATCATTAATGTTCTTGAATTTATCAATATCCATCATAAGCAGTGAGAAGCTCTGCTGGTTCTCAATCAGGTCATCCAGCTTGGCATTTAGTGCTCTGCGGTTCAGCAGACCCGTCAGAGGGTCCTTCATTACGGAATCTGATAGTTCTGCGTGCTCCTGCTGCATCTTATGAATGGTCGTCATGACAGCCTTTGTCAGGAGATCTGCCTCCCTGTTCCAGTGATGCTTGATTTGTGGGATAACCATTTTACCTTGTCCTGAAGAAGCCTTGCTCACAAATCTGGCTAAATATACAAATGGAGCCGCCAATCTCTGTGCAAGCCATACGGCAATCGCCATAAACAGCAGAAAAGGTGGCAGCATGATGAGAAACATCTCGGTAACCTGCTTACTCTGTTCCTCGCTAACCATCCGAATAGGGGTTTGGACAACGATCCCCCATCCATTCTCGTCCACGGTATGATAACCAGCCAGAAAAGCTACGCCTTTGGTATTGATAACTCGTTCCTTCCCGCTCATATTTTGCTTCAAGTTCTGTACAATCGGATTCATGCTCACATCCTCTCCAAGCCGATCCTTGTTAGGATGATAGATCAGGCTCCCCTTGGAATCTACAACGTAGAAATAGGATCCAACCTGGTCAACATGATTCAAGCCAAAAATGGAACTGAGTATGTTGTCCTCCTGAAGATAGAGCGTCCCGCCCATTATTCCCCTATAGTTCCCCTTGCTATCAAAAATAGGCTGTGTCATAAGGACAATCAATCTGCCCGTTGTCCCAATATAAGGTTCGGAAATTTCCGGCCTTCTTGACGCAAGGGCTTCTTTGACCGCTTCTGTCTTAAGCTGCTTGCCGACTAAGTTCACGGAAGGAGGAGTAATGTTCAGAACACGACCATCTAGACCAATCCAAGACAGAGAATTAAAGTAATTGCTACTTTTATTTACCAGGTCCAACCGCTCCTGAATTAGACTGGAATCCCTTTTCGGATCCATATCAGCCACTTCTCTAGTAATTTCTTCAAGATTTCCCCGCATAGATTTAAAGAGCATATTCATAGTATTGCTTGTTCTAATTGCGTCAGAACGGTTCATTTCCAAGGTTCTTCCATATAACAGCTCTCTTTCTGATTTCGAAGAAGCTGTTACCGCAATGATGATTGTAATAAGGAACGATAAAATAACAATTCCAGAGAGCAATACGGTAAGGCTAACCTTTTTTGGGCTTTGGGCAGCTTTCATCTAGTATGCAACAACCTTTATTCGAATTTAGAAGCTGCTATTCAGCTTGAATCTTCTTTACTTATCGGACAAATTCCCAATTTTTTTAGTAATTTCTGCGAAGCCATTCAAGAATCGACTGGAGAATACGATATATATCTTAAAGCACTTTACTTTCAATTTAAGGGAGAACATTTGCCTTGACTATGAATAAAGAAGATTTAATCCAGTTGAAAATTGCCGTCACTCTTGAGCAGCACGTCGCGGTCAAGCTGAATAGCGGCCAGTCCATGATTGGCGTCCCAAAATGGAATGCGAATCCTGATCAGGTTCAAATCAAATCCACGGAAGGCGCAGCTTGGGTCTTACTCCATGAGATCGAGCATGTCACGCGAATTATTTCGATGCCCGTATAAAGATAGTCCCATTCTCTTTTGACAATGATATTCATTATCATTTAATATGAACATATATTGCCTTTAGATGGGAGAGATATGTATGTTCGTTCAAATTAGAAGAATTACAGTTACCGAAGGGAATGCAGATAAAGTAGTTGAACGCTTCAGCAGTCCGGGTATTGTTGATGAGCAGGAAGGGTTTGTCGACAGCCAGGTTTTTGTGAAAAAAGCATCCCGCGGTGAAGAAGAAGTCGTGGTGATGATCCGCTGGGAATCAGAGGATCACTGGAAGCAGTGGGAGAAGAGCGATGCCCACATCGCCGGTCACAAAGCAAACCGTGGGAAACCAAAACCTGACTATATCGTCAACACCGAAGTAGGTATGTACGAGCTGAAGGCCGTTAAATCCGCCTCTAAGTAAAGTAAGGTCTCCAACTGCCCCTGAATATAGACAAACACTCCTTGTTCAGCGTTACGCCTACTCAAGGAGTGTCGTCCTTAATTCTGGAGCGCCTGCTCCAGATCTTCAATTAGCCAATTTGGCGGTTCATGACCTACCGCAAGACGAATTAATGACAGTGGAATGCCCTGCTCTTTAAGCTGCTGTTCATTGGTTCCGATGTTTGGGGAGATGACCTGACTCTCCATTGCTCCCCAAGATACACCAATCCGAAAGCGCTTTAATCGATTAATCACTTTGCAAACGGCCTCATAGGATGACTCCTTCAGCACGAAGCTGAACAATCCCCCATAGCCTGAAAGCTGTCTTCGGCCTAAATCATACTGCGGATGCGAGATTAGCCCTGGATGATGTACTGCTGCGACACTGGGATGCCCGGATAAATACTCTGCCACCTTCATGCCTGCCTCATGATGCGCATTCATTCTAAGCGGAAGCGTGCGAAGCCCCCTAATCAGCAGCCATGCTTCAAACGGTCCCATAGCCGCTCCAAGTAACAGGTACTCTTCATAAAAGATCCGCTCCATAATGTCGCTGGAAGCGATGACAGCGCCGCCTACCAGATCATTATGTCCTCCTAAGTATTTGGATACCGAATGAACTACAATATCTACACCGTAAGACAGCGGTTTTTGAAATATCGGGGTCGCCCATGAATTATCGACAATGGTGCGAATACCACTGGATCGTGCCATCTCAGCTACAGCCTTTAAGTCCACCAGCTCAAAAGTAAGAGAGGTTGGGCTCTCCAGTAAAATGGCTCTGGTCTGATTCCTAATAGCCCGCTCTACCTGTTCTACTGACGTGCCTTCTACCTGGGTATAGCTAATTTGAAATTTGTTCAAATACTGAATGAGGTGGACAGAAGTTTCATAAACATGTCCAACCAACACGGCATGATCCCCTGTGGTTAAACAGCACATCAGAGCTGCGTGGATCGCGGCCATCCCTGACGCAAAGCATCTGCAGTCTTCCCCGCCTTCAAGCTCAGCGAGCATCGACTCCACAATTCGCACCGTTGGATTTGTGCCTCTCCAGTAAACATAATGGGATGCTTCAGCCCTTGCTGCCTCGGCATATTCCTCATAACTGTTGAAAAAGAACGGGGCTGCCTCGAACAAGGGAGCTACCGAAGAGCCGTGAAAACGTCCATCCTTGTCCTCAAATCGAAGACAGGTTAACCAATCTTTGCTATTAATCACGCTGCACCTACCTGTTGAGTGATCAATTTCCATCATGCCATTATCGCTCGGAAATTATACAGCTGTTTATGGATAGGCATCATCGACCAGGACTAGACGACCCGGAAGCTGCTCTAAGCATTCTCCTAGTGTCATGCCGTGCCCCCTCGCCTCTTCTCTTTGCTATCCTGTGCCTACTTTTATACCTCGATCTACAGCAGTTGACGCAAAAAAGGCCATCCTGCACAGGACAGCCTCCTTGACTCCTATTCTCTTAAACTTTTGTCACGCCATGCTTTCTCTTGTAGATTAATCCTGCTACGATGGACGCCGGCCAAAAGGCACCTTGCTGATGAGCATGCAGCTGCTCTTCTCCAAAAGGCATATCCTGATACAATTCCTGCTGAGATTTTCCGCTGCTTTGCTGGCGTTTTCGCAACTCACCAATATACGAATACTGAACTGGAATCATGGCAGCATTTATCAATAGATAAACTCCGATCCCTAAACAGATAAACCAAAGCATGAATATCCCCACCTTTATAACAATGATGCACTCATTATATCACATGCTGGAAACATAAACCTGGTCCAACGCGATCCGATTAGGCAGGCCGAAATCTACGAATTGCAGCGGCTCTCCGTTTTGAGGCGCTGCACTATAGTTAGCGAACAGTACTGCTTCATATACAACTCCGGCAGAAATACCCTTCGATCCGTTCTTGAACGCAGAACGCTCGGCAATATTAGTCCCGGTTAAAATGCCGTGGGTTATGTTCATAAAACCAACCCAGATAAACGACGGGATACGAGCACAAAAATAACCTAAGCGATCTGCCAATAGTAATGAGGTTTGAGAGAGAGAAGCGCCTATGGAATACTCAACTTGCCTTGGGGGCTCTTTGCCAATCAGAACGTTAATCATAATAGTGAGGAACATAGTCAAATCACGACAAAGCATATGATGAAGGTCGTTTTAATAACATTTTAGCTGCAACAAGCCATGCAAGGCCACGCCGACCCATTGTAGACAATTATCCTTTTTAAACACGGGACAAACGAACAAGACAATCGGTCAAGGAATTAATATAATGAACCATCTTATGCGAAGGAGTTGATTGTCTAATGTCAAAACCTTTCTGCTGTCCTCCGGCTGATCCCATTATACTGGACCCCATTGTCATTGTAGAAAACCATTTTCATCCACAGCTTGTACCTGTAATTCAACCGATACAAGTCGTTCATAACCATCACTGTGTACCTATCTACAAGAAGCTCTATAGCTGCTCCAGTGAGGAGCGTCCTGTGCAAGTGTGTAGTGTGAAACAGAGCCGTCCTGTAAAAAAGGGAGTCAAGAAATAAAATAATGGGCTTCTACACCTCCTCTAGGCTTATTGCATAAGCTGAAATCACAAATACACTTGCGGAGGTTGTAGAACATGAATGTACTACCTGAGCAGATGGACAGAAATGTCATCTATCAAGCGTCACCTGAGACGGTAAACAACATGAGAAGATACAGAGATCATATTCACCAAGCTGCTGCCCCCTATCTGAATCGCCGGGTGCGTGTGCAGACTATAGATGGCCATGTGTATGAAGGCATTTTGGTTTATCTGGACGGCGGCCTACTGCATTTGCAAACCACGCATCCGCATCACGCTGTACATTCTATAAACCGCTCCTTCTTCAATCCTTATTCCAGCGCCATTCTCCCTCTCGTGCTCTATGAACTGCTTGTTATTACTCTGCTCTATTAACCCAAGAAAATCGCCTTGGCTCCTCTTGGGGACCAAGGCGATTTTCTTGGGGAAGAATGTTATTCTACAGCGATTTGTTGATGGGCGGACAGAATTTGACGAATTCGCTCCGCTTTAGGCTCTTCACAGGCAACTAATACTAAATAGTGCTCCTTTCTTACATAAGTCTGATAGTTCCTTGCATCCTCGTCAGGAATTCCAGCGCTCATTAATGCGACCGCTAGTTCATCACCTTCTCTCCACAGCTCTGTACCAGCGGTCATCTTCGTGGCCGCACCCATTGCGCCTGCCTCTCCACGAGAGCCCTTAGCAATTCCCGCAAGCTCCCTCAACGTTCCAAACACGCCGCCGCCCGTACCTGGATCGGCATCCTTCAGCCCATTGTCATCGGCTATCTTTTGAAGCTCTGTCAGATCTTTGGCAATGACAGATATATCCTTGTGAGATACTCCCTCTTCCATAATGTCATGGACAGCCAGCGATGCATCCTGTCTAGTCTGAAATACGGCCACAGCCAGTTTCATGCTCCGCACCTTCCCTTTTCATCTTCTGCCTCATTATCCCTTTTCATTAACCATTTTGGCCGTGAGGGAAACGGCAGCTGCACAGCGGTCACACGTACAGACGCATCAAATTTTAATTAAATTTTTATTATTTGTGATTTAAATCACATGTATTGTGAAAAAAATCACTTATACTAAAGACATCAAAGATGATCATCTAATAAATAAAAAAAGATAAAACGAAAAGAGGAGTGGTTAATATGTTTAACCAATGGCTCAGAACGAACAAAGTTGCAATGTGGTTGCTCACTGTAATTAGAGTATATCTCGGTTATGAATGGATCACAGCCGGTTGGGGAAAATTGACGAAAGGGTTTGATGCTGCAGGCTTCCTAAACGGAGCGATTGCCAACAGCACCGGAGATCATCCAGCTGTGCAGAGCTGGTGGGCTACCTTCCTCGAACACGCTGCGCTGCCAGGCGTTAAGTTCTTCAATGTACTCATTCCACTTGGCGAGTTCCTGGTTGGGCTTGGATTGATTCTAGGCACATTCACTACCTTTGCTGCTCTAATGGGACTCGTTATGAACGCCGCCTTCCTTTTCTCGGGAACAGTAAGCACGAATGCCCAAATGCTAATACTCGAAGTGTTCCTTGTTGTTGCAGCTGCTAATGGCGGCAAGATCGGGCTGGATCGTTGGGTCATGCCCTATCTGCGGAGCCTCTTCCACAAAGAGCACAACGAAGGACAGGCGAAACTTCCCAAGAGCATGAAAGTAAAACATACAGCATAGCCTTCTTAAAAAGATAGTATATAACAACCTTCTGCTTACAGGCAGAAGGTTGTTTTGCTCCTGGTCAATCCCCCCTTAGCTTCCTTCTGAAATTCAGCTCTTAACGATTCGAAAGAACAGGAAGTGTGGTAAAACATATGAAGTGTTATTTCATTCTTTAATCCATGCGAGGTGTTGTACGCTATGACGGTCCCACAACAAGAAGAAATGAACGACGAAAGCAAGTACATACAACAGCATTTAGCAAACGAACGCACCTTTCTTGCTTGGCTTCGAACTAGTATAGCTGTTGTAGGCGTCGGGTTTCTAGCCGCTGGTCTGGTGTTTAACAGCAGTCGTGAGGCTGTAGCCCACATTTTCTCGGCCATTGCGGGAATTAGCGCCCTCATTTTTGGGATAGCCATGATGATTGCGGCAACCATTGAATATCGAATTAAGCGTAACCAAATCAATACTCAATCTTTCCGTTCTTCTTATCTGGTCGTCAATCTGACCTTCTTATTCATGCTGGCGATATTTGGACTTTTATTCGGATTAATATATTTCCTGCTGTTCCCTTAAGGGGCAGCTAGGACCACTTTTTCTCGGGAATAAGTAACGAGTGATGTCTCATCTGACTGAGAAGATCCTCCGGCTCATCAGCAATGTGAATGGCTTCAAGATTGGAATGTGATGCGAAGCCTTCAGTTATACAGTGACGAATGAGTCCCATGAGGGGCTCATAATAACCCAGCGTGTTTAGCAAACCTACAGGTTTGCCATGAAGACCGATTTGAGCCCAGCATAATACCTCGAATAATTCTTCAAAGGTCCCAATCCCGCCCGGCAAAGCAATGAAGGCATCAGCATATTCCGCCATTTTCGCTTTACGCTCATGCATGCCATTGACCTCTACAAGCTCTGTCAGCTCCCGATGTACAATCTCCGCTTTGAATAGACCTGTCGGCATAATGCCGACGACCTCACCCCCATAGGCCAAAGCTTCATTCGCCGCAATTCCCATCAGCCCGTTGCGAGATCCCCCATACACTAGGCGAATATCTTGTTCAGCCAGCAATCGTCCCAACAACGCCGCCTTCTGCTGATACTCGGGCTTGATTCCCGGATTGGCTCCGGCAAATATGCATATAGATCGCATTACCGCTCACCCCTCATCTCTTTTAGGCTCTCCATATATTTTACTATAGTCCATGTGAATCCCATGTTAAATTATAACAAATCTTAAATGATTTCTGGATGTGCATGAGTATTTCAGGGCATTCTATCTCTGAAGTTCATTTTGCACTTGAGGAAGGAGCATTCATACATGGGTGTGTTAGATGGAAAGAATGAACCGATGCATTACGGTGAAATTTATCATGTGTGGGAATATTCCAGCAAGGCGAAAGCCAGTCTCTCCGGTTACCAAGCCATGCTAAATCACGCAGGAGATAAAGACCTCAAAGAGGTACTTCAAGACTTGATCACACAGGCTCGACACGAAATTAAAGAGACCGATGATCTGCTCATGAAGAACAACATTACCCCTGCTCCGCTTCTTCCTGAAAGACCGGAAGCGCACTGGGAAGAGATTCCCGCAGGCGCAAGATTCTCCGATATCGAGATCGCCATGGGTATTGCTGCCGATATCGCCATAGGACTACCGGCCATCAGTACCATTATCGGGATGTGCATCCGGGAGGATGTAGCCTTAATGTTCACCAAATATTATGCTAAAAAGCAAGCCATGGGAGAACGGGTGCTTCGTATGAATAAAGACAAGGGTTGGCTGATTCCTCCACCGCTGCATGTAGATAGACCCGAAATGGCTCACGTTTAACGCCACTTATTTATGAATCCACCAATTAGCACTATCCTTGCTTAATACACGCAAAAGGTTTCCGTTAGCCGGCTTAGGCTTATACGGAAACCTTTTTTATCTATTAGGGCTCTTCTGTGGACTATCGTACAGGAAATTTTCAACCAATAAAGCAATCCGCTGCAGACAAATGCGTATAACAGCAAGGGGCCCGAACCTTCCTTTGCGGATGCACGTAATTTATAGAGAACATCTCATCGAGCGGCAATTCGCCAGACAGGAGGAGGACAATGAAGAACGTCCACACCCGCCAGATCATTCCGAATAAAACTCAATCAACAACTACAACAACAACCGACAGAAAGCTTGATATACTTGCGGCTATTGCAGCAGTCCTGACCTTATTGGCTGCAATTATTGGCATCTACATTGCCTGGAAAAATTTAAGAGGCCACGATGCGCCGATCGTTATTTAATCCCCTAGTCCTCGACAGGAAACCAGCCGGGAGTGTGTATAATTGCATCCCATAGCTTGTCTGGAATAGCGAGCTTCTCTCGGCTGGGTTTATGGATAACCGTCATTATGGACTCTTCATTCCCTTCCTTGACTTTCCGGACCCAATCAGGCTCCATAATCAGCTCTCTTCCCAAGGCTACCAGAGGAACTGTTTGTCTTGCCTGAAGAACTTCATCCGCTGTATGCAGTGATCCAACCCCAACGACAGGCACTCTTCCAGCCGCTTGCTTCACGATCCAATCTAGCCGCGAACGAGTCGCCTCTGCACCGCGTCTTGGCTTGGAATCAAATTCGTTCAGAGAGACATGGATATAGTCAAGCTCCTTCTCGGCAAGAAAATCCACCAGATGCAGGGTCTCTTCCATTGTAATTCCCGGCGTCTCCGGCTCTTCCGGTGAGAAGCGATAGCCTACAAGGAACGGACGCTTGGCATGCTGTTTCACACAGCTCATGACTTCCTCAATTACAGCCTCTGCAAATGACAACCTTTCCTGCACCTCCCCACCCCAGCGATCGGTACGGCGGTTCGCGTGCGGTGAGAAAAATTGCTGCAGCAAATAACCATTGGCCCCGTGAAGCTCCACACCGTCAAAACCCGCTTCAAT from Paenibacillus sp. CAA11 encodes:
- a CDS encoding YuzF family protein translates to MPYPVHPYHHATKPLSVTLIDPCVVEALRGALGKYVVLETTRGRLEGCVADVKPDHVVLDVRGKMFFVRICEIVWIMPD
- a CDS encoding sensor domain-containing diguanylate cyclase, with amino-acid sequence MKAAQSPKKVSLTVLLSGIVILSFLITIIIAVTASSKSERELLYGRTLEMNRSDAIRTSNTMNMLFKSMRGNLEEITREVADMDPKRDSSLIQERLDLVNKSSNYFNSLSWIGLDGRVLNITPPSVNLVGKQLKTEAVKEALASRRPEISEPYIGTTGRLIVLMTQPIFDSKGNYRGIMGGTLYLQEDNILSSIFGLNHVDQVGSYFYVVDSKGSLIYHPNKDRLGEDVSMNPIVQNLKQNMSGKERVINTKGVAFLAGYHTVDENGWGIVVQTPIRMVSEEQSKQVTEMFLIMLPPFLLFMAIAVWLAQRLAAPFVYLARFVSKASSGQGKMVIPQIKHHWNREADLLTKAVMTTIHKMQQEHAELSDSVMKDPLTGLLNRRALNAKLDDLIENQQSFSLLMMDIDKFKNINDTFGHQAGDEVLQFLADLIGTSIRPQDICYRLGGEELIVLLPDTRLDEAFLMAEQIRKRCESTDSPVRRPITISIGVAEYPALTSDLEELYELADQALYRAKAAGRNRTIKAGTR
- a CDS encoding antibiotic biosynthesis monooxygenase family protein → MFVQIRRITVTEGNADKVVERFSSPGIVDEQEGFVDSQVFVKKASRGEEEVVVMIRWESEDHWKQWEKSDAHIAGHKANRGKPKPDYIVNTEVGMYELKAVKSASK
- a CDS encoding trans-sulfuration enzyme family protein: MINSKDWLTCLRFEDKDGRFHGSSVAPLFEAAPFFFNSYEEYAEAARAEASHYVYWRGTNPTVRIVESMLAELEGGEDCRCFASGMAAIHAALMCCLTTGDHAVLVGHVYETSVHLIQYLNKFQISYTQVEGTSVEQVERAIRNQTRAILLESPTSLTFELVDLKAVAEMARSSGIRTIVDNSWATPIFQKPLSYGVDIVVHSVSKYLGGHNDLVGGAVIASSDIMERIFYEEYLLLGAAMGPFEAWLLIRGLRTLPLRMNAHHEAGMKVAEYLSGHPSVAAVHHPGLISHPQYDLGRRQLSGYGGLFSFVLKESSYEAVCKVINRLKRFRIGVSWGAMESQVISPNIGTNEQQLKEQGIPLSLIRLAVGHEPPNWLIEDLEQALQN
- a CDS encoding DUF3949 domain-containing protein, which encodes MLWFICLGIGVYLLINAAMIPVQYSYIGELRKRQQSSGKSQQELYQDMPFGEEQLHAHQQGAFWPASIVAGLIYKRKHGVTKV
- a CDS encoding acetyl-CoA acetyltransferase, which codes for MNVLPEQMDRNVIYQASPETVNNMRRYRDHIHQAAAPYLNRRVRVQTIDGHVYEGILVYLDGGLLHLQTTHPHHAVHSINRSFFNPYSSAILPLVLYELLVITLLY
- a CDS encoding general stress protein — protein: MKLAVAVFQTRQDASLAVHDIMEEGVSHKDISVIAKDLTELQKIADDNGLKDADPGTGGGVFGTLRELAGIAKGSRGEAGAMGAATKMTAGTELWREGDELAVALMSAGIPDEDARNYQTYVRKEHYLVLVACEEPKAERIRQILSAHQQIAVE
- a CDS encoding DoxX family protein, whose amino-acid sequence is MFNQWLRTNKVAMWLLTVIRVYLGYEWITAGWGKLTKGFDAAGFLNGAIANSTGDHPAVQSWWATFLEHAALPGVKFFNVLIPLGEFLVGLGLILGTFTTFAALMGLVMNAAFLFSGTVSTNAQMLILEVFLVVAAANGGKIGLDRWVMPYLRSLFHKEHNEGQAKLPKSMKVKHTA
- a CDS encoding YidH family protein, coding for MTVPQQEEMNDESKYIQQHLANERTFLAWLRTSIAVVGVGFLAAGLVFNSSREAVAHIFSAIAGISALIFGIAMMIAATIEYRIKRNQINTQSFRSSYLVVNLTFLFMLAIFGLLFGLIYFLLFP
- a CDS encoding TIGR00730 family Rossman fold protein, coding for MRSICIFAGANPGIKPEYQQKAALLGRLLAEQDIRLVYGGSRNGLMGIAANEALAYGGEVVGIMPTGLFKAEIVHRELTELVEVNGMHERKAKMAEYADAFIALPGGIGTFEELFEVLCWAQIGLHGKPVGLLNTLGYYEPLMGLIRHCITEGFASHSNLEAIHIADEPEDLLSQMRHHSLLIPEKKWS
- a CDS encoding DUF3231 family protein, with translation MGVLDGKNEPMHYGEIYHVWEYSSKAKASLSGYQAMLNHAGDKDLKEVLQDLITQARHEIKETDDLLMKNNITPAPLLPERPEAHWEEIPAGARFSDIEIAMGIAADIAIGLPAISTIIGMCIREDVALMFTKYYAKKQAMGERVLRMNKDKGWLIPPPLHVDRPEMAHV
- a CDS encoding NADH-dependent flavin oxidoreductase, producing MVNPKYQPLFEPIELRSGIKLDNRLVMAPMTHFASQEQGEVSEEELAYYAKRIQGLGMVITACSNVTADGKGFYGEPGADRDELIPGLRRLADTIRESGAKSVIQLIHGGRLAIPELVPGGEVVAPSPVPAEHDGAPQPRELTHDEILNIIHAFGEGTRRAIEAGFDGVELHGANGYLLQQFFSPHANRRTDRWGGEVQERLSFAEAVIEEVMSCVKQHAKRPFLVGYRFSPEEPETPGITMEETLHLVDFLAEKELDYIHVSLNEFDSKPRRGAEATRSRLDWIVKQAAGRVPVVGVGSLHTADEVLQARQTVPLVALGRELIMEPDWVRKVKEGNEESIMTVIHKPSREKLAIPDKLWDAIIHTPGWFPVED